A genomic stretch from bacterium includes:
- a CDS encoding metallophosphoesterase gives MGFLPALIIGDIHLKDDPFRLKEWNYLKECISKLEVNSYVFLGDIINKTKELPFHILYDFASFLSNLKKPCYIVVGNHENEARSIELRHSWLCLISFLPNVHIFPKLTTKLLYNKTVVFWPYYDKSVPANADIIFSHKDIKELNKYYDAEFAVSIRDFPKKAVVFNGHLHFARKIKNLYITGACYPATFKDDYKLNRFLYILYDLDNIKQIEINVTSFDEKDNLYKFFRRKEVKIPKKKFELPKFEKEFISLDEILKKSDNKLLKNIIAKLRAKYLKMEEF, from the coding sequence ATGGGATTTCTTCCTGCATTAATTATTGGCGATATTCATTTAAAAGATGATCCTTTTAGATTGAAAGAATGGAATTATCTAAAAGAATGCATTTCTAAATTAGAAGTTAATAGTTATGTTTTCCTTGGTGATATTATAAATAAAACAAAAGAATTGCCTTTTCATATTCTATATGATTTTGCTTCTTTTTTATCTAATTTAAAAAAACCTTGTTATATTGTAGTTGGAAATCATGAAAATGAAGCCAGAAGTATAGAATTAAGGCATTCTTGGCTTTGTCTCATATCCTTCCTTCCTAATGTTCACATCTTTCCAAAATTAACAACAAAATTGTTGTACAACAAAACTGTTGTATTTTGGCCATATTATGATAAATCTGTTCCAGCTAATGCTGATATTATTTTTTCTCATAAAGACATTAAAGAACTAAATAAATATTATGATGCGGAATTTGCCGTATCAATTAGGGATTTTCCAAAGAAAGCTGTAGTTTTTAATGGTCATTTACATTTTGCAAGAAAGATTAAAAATTTATATATAACTGGAGCTTGTTATCCAGCTACTTTTAAGGATGATTATAAGTTGAATAGGTTTTTATATATTTTGTATGATTTAGATAATATAAAACAAATTGAAATAAATGTTACATCTTTTGATGAAAAGGATAATTTGTATAAGTTCTTTAGAAGAAAAGAAGTTAAAATACCAAAGAAAAAGTTTGAATTGCCAAAATTTGAAAAAGAATTTATTTCTTTAGATGAAATTTTGAAAAAATCGGATAATAAATTATTGAAGAACATAATTGCTAAATTGAGAGCAAAGTATTTGAAAATGGAAGAGTTTTAA